One window of the Natrinema sp. HArc-T2 genome contains the following:
- a CDS encoding thioredoxin family protein — MSPRKVFTITIFIAAIGIGYYSMNAAPVLSDDSHTYHGDTEWRTDIDDAQQLAAEQEKPLLIYFWTTWCTYCEDYNANAYSDPAVLEQLDEFVLLAVNLEDNSQQAGALQQQYSANYPPQHVAVTPDGEVLVEINGYAETDAFQGYLDEALEEWERQ, encoded by the coding sequence ATCTCGCCGAGAAAGGTATTTACTATCACGATATTCATCGCAGCGATCGGAATCGGCTACTATTCGATGAACGCGGCACCGGTACTGAGCGACGACTCCCACACGTATCACGGAGACACGGAGTGGCGAACTGATATCGACGACGCACAGCAGCTCGCTGCCGAGCAAGAGAAGCCGCTGTTGATCTACTTCTGGACGACCTGGTGTACGTACTGCGAAGACTACAACGCGAACGCGTACTCCGATCCAGCCGTCCTCGAGCAACTCGACGAGTTCGTCCTCCTCGCAGTCAATCTCGAGGACAACAGTCAACAGGCTGGTGCGCTCCAACAGCAGTACAGCGCGAACTATCCGCCACAGCACGTCGCCGTCACGCCGGACGGCGAGGTCCTAGTCGAAATCAACGGCTACGCCGAGACGGACGCGTTTCAGGGCTATCTGGATGAGGCACTCGAGGAGTGGGAACGCCAATGA